From one Pseudomonas sp. B21-048 genomic stretch:
- a CDS encoding alpha/beta fold hydrolase produces the protein MVQITHNDQVTGLEEQKDLIVLFHAMGGSEKQLQHLKAAVLEAWEQRKAPAPIVFIPDLPIGTLSFADPCDIALSVMEQIDSIWQNSEHGFSGIYLVGHSMGALLARKVYVCACGETLEAPFEPQLRDSVKRTWASHVKRVVLFAATNRGWRLTPHLSISNFLRWGAGVVLGNTVMAITLGRLTPLAFTTHHGAPFLTQLRLQWMAMRRQAKSESTTSAITVQLLGSTDDLVSPEDNIDLVAGDDFYYLDVPKSGHVNVVDADDTAAGHLRRQVIIKAINSSPQELSDLSILPTDQDLPKPDNTITDVVFVIHGIRDQGYWTQKIARRIVALARQRNKITDRHIAADIVGPTPQKQIIKTETSSYGYFAMLPFLLPNIRRKRVEWLMDRYAENKAVYPNAAFSYVGHSHGTYMLAKALSTYSCLRFKHIAFAGSVVNVNYDWKTLTGLGRVKGVVNFVASADWVVAIFPRTFQMLRLQDLGSAGHDGFEQENKELFESEYVKGGHSAALREENWDVIASFILDGNKPSEPDLAHERASWTVELGHYAPQLMLLVLFLVALGGYLLLAPLLAMDRGQWYSMIAFMLYVLGVWKVLTWL, from the coding sequence ATGGTGCAGATTACCCACAATGACCAAGTCACCGGTCTAGAGGAACAGAAGGATCTGATTGTGCTGTTTCATGCCATGGGCGGTTCCGAAAAACAATTGCAACATCTTAAGGCCGCTGTTCTGGAAGCGTGGGAGCAGCGTAAAGCTCCAGCGCCGATTGTCTTCATTCCGGACTTACCGATAGGAACCTTGTCTTTCGCTGATCCTTGCGACATCGCGCTATCGGTAATGGAACAAATCGATAGCATTTGGCAGAACTCGGAGCACGGTTTTTCAGGTATTTACCTGGTTGGACACAGCATGGGCGCACTGCTAGCACGCAAGGTGTATGTATGCGCCTGCGGAGAAACTTTAGAAGCGCCTTTTGAGCCTCAACTGAGAGACTCTGTAAAACGCACGTGGGCCTCACACGTCAAGCGGGTGGTCCTGTTTGCAGCGACCAATCGAGGCTGGCGTCTTACTCCCCACCTTTCCATTAGTAATTTTCTACGGTGGGGGGCCGGTGTTGTGCTTGGTAACACGGTAATGGCGATAACCTTGGGCCGATTAACGCCCCTAGCCTTCACTACTCATCACGGTGCTCCCTTCTTGACACAGCTGCGTCTTCAGTGGATGGCAATGCGCAGGCAAGCCAAAAGTGAATCAACAACATCCGCCATCACCGTTCAATTGCTGGGTTCCACCGATGACCTGGTTTCTCCTGAGGACAACATTGATCTTGTCGCCGGAGATGACTTCTATTATCTCGACGTACCCAAGTCTGGTCATGTCAATGTAGTTGACGCTGATGACACCGCGGCGGGTCATCTACGGCGACAAGTGATCATTAAAGCCATCAACTCATCCCCGCAGGAGCTCAGTGATTTATCTATTCTTCCGACAGATCAGGACCTGCCAAAACCCGACAACACCATCACCGACGTTGTGTTTGTCATTCATGGAATCCGTGACCAAGGCTACTGGACGCAGAAAATCGCCCGACGGATTGTTGCCTTGGCTCGCCAACGGAACAAGATAACTGACCGTCATATCGCCGCCGATATCGTTGGGCCGACACCACAAAAACAAATCATCAAGACCGAGACATCCAGTTACGGATACTTCGCCATGCTACCCTTTCTGCTACCCAATATTCGGCGAAAACGAGTCGAGTGGTTGATGGATCGCTACGCGGAAAACAAAGCGGTCTACCCTAATGCCGCATTCTCCTATGTTGGCCACAGCCACGGTACCTACATGCTGGCCAAAGCTCTCAGTACTTACTCGTGCTTGCGTTTCAAACACATTGCTTTCGCCGGAAGTGTTGTGAACGTCAATTATGACTGGAAGACCTTGACCGGTTTGGGTCGGGTCAAAGGCGTCGTGAACTTCGTTGCCAGTGCTGATTGGGTCGTTGCCATTTTTCCTCGCACCTTCCAAATGCTCAGGCTGCAGGATCTTGGCAGCGCTGGCCATGACGGTTTCGAGCAAGAAAACAAAGAACTCTTCGAATCGGAATATGTGAAAGGAGGTCACAGCGCGGCGTTAAGGGAAGAAAACTGGGACGTCATCGCCTCTTTCATTCTCGATGGAAACAAGCCCTCGGAACCCGATCTTGCCCATGAAAGGGCTTCTTGGACAGTAGAACTCGGACACTATGCACCTCAACTCATGCTGTTGGTGCTGTTCCTGGTTGCCTTGGGTGGATACCTTCTTCTCGCACCGTTGCTGGCCATGGATCGCGGACAATGGTACAGCATGATTGCGTTCATGCTGTACGTGTTGGGGGTGTGGAAAGTGCTGACATGGCTTTGA
- a CDS encoding SDR family oxidoreductase, which produces MKIVVIGGTGLIGRHLCKNLQALGHETLAASPSTGVNALTGEGLQEALQGADVVVDVANSPSFEDAAVLDFFETCGRNLLAAEKTAGVKHHVALSVVGTERMLDSGYFRAKIAQEKLIKDFGIPYTLLRATQFFEFIGAISNSGVQDGDTVRLTSAELQPIAAVDVATALAKIAVQAPSNQTLEVAGPERWPLVEFVRLFLQHTNDPRQAQADDTVPYFGAPIDDHSLTPGEHPIIGPTRFETWLKSSA; this is translated from the coding sequence ATGAAAATCGTCGTCATTGGCGGTACCGGACTGATCGGCAGACACCTGTGCAAAAACCTGCAAGCCCTGGGGCATGAAACCCTGGCCGCATCACCGAGCACCGGCGTCAACGCCCTCACCGGCGAGGGATTGCAAGAGGCCTTGCAAGGCGCCGACGTGGTGGTCGATGTGGCCAACTCGCCCTCCTTCGAAGACGCTGCCGTGCTCGATTTCTTCGAAACCTGCGGGCGCAACCTGCTTGCCGCCGAGAAAACCGCCGGCGTCAAACACCATGTCGCCCTGTCGGTGGTGGGCACCGAGCGCATGCTCGACAGCGGTTACTTCCGGGCGAAAATAGCGCAGGAAAAACTCATCAAGGACTTTGGCATCCCCTACACCCTCTTGCGGGCGACGCAGTTCTTCGAATTCATCGGGGCCATTTCAAACTCGGGCGTTCAGGACGGCGATACCGTGCGCCTGACCTCCGCCGAACTGCAACCGATTGCCGCGGTCGATGTCGCGACGGCGCTGGCGAAGATCGCCGTGCAAGCACCGAGCAATCAAACCCTGGAAGTGGCCGGGCCAGAGCGCTGGCCGCTGGTGGAATTCGTGCGCCTGTTTTTGCAACACACCAACGACCCGCGCCAAGCCCAAGCGGACGACACGGTCCCCTACTTCGGTGCACCAATCGATGACCACTCGCTTACGCCGGGAGAGCACCCCATCATCGGGCCGACGCGTTTCGAGACCTGGCTCAAGAGCAGCGCTTGA
- a CDS encoding MATE family efflux transporter, with translation MQTPTQSHPLWQTYLLFLAPMVLSNFLQSMSGTINSIYIGQLLGTQALAAVSGMFPVVFFFIALVIGLGAGAGVLIGQAWGARELHLVKAIAGSTLLLGAMIGLAAAVLGSVFARPALQGLGTPADVLDDAVAYAQVMMWILPSLLVFVLFTQLLRGVSDTLSPLLALVVSTCVGLALTPALILGWLGLAPMGIQSAAWAGLVGNLSAMGWLAWRLIRKGHPLAPDREMFASMRLDLEILGKVLRIGLPTGLQMVVLSLSELVILALVNQHGSQATAAYGAVTQIVNYVQFPALSIAITASILGAQAIGAGRIERMGPILRTGLLINVCLTGGLVVLGYLLSHWLLGLFLTDDSTRAMAEHLLHIMLWSLLVFGFQAIVGGIMRASGTVLVPVAVSIVCVVGVQLPVAYLLDARFGLQGVWMAFPVAYLGMLILQTLYYKMVWQHQKIERLV, from the coding sequence CACCCAATCCCACCCCCTCTGGCAAACCTACCTCCTGTTCCTCGCCCCCATGGTCCTCTCCAACTTCCTTCAATCCATGTCCGGTACCATCAACAGCATCTACATCGGCCAATTACTCGGCACCCAAGCGCTCGCGGCGGTATCGGGCATGTTTCCCGTGGTGTTCTTCTTCATCGCCCTGGTCATTGGCCTCGGCGCTGGCGCCGGGGTGTTGATCGGTCAAGCCTGGGGCGCTCGCGAGTTGCATTTGGTGAAGGCGATTGCCGGTTCGACGTTGCTGTTGGGGGCGATGATCGGGTTAGCGGCGGCGGTGTTGGGCAGTGTATTTGCCCGGCCGGCGTTGCAGGGTTTGGGCACGCCGGCGGATGTGCTGGACGATGCGGTGGCGTATGCGCAGGTGATGATGTGGATCTTGCCGTCGCTGTTGGTGTTTGTGTTGTTCACGCAGTTGCTGCGAGGGGTGAGCGACACGCTGTCGCCGTTGTTGGCGCTGGTGGTGTCGACCTGTGTCGGGCTGGCGCTGACGCCGGCGTTGATTCTTGGGTGGTTGGGGCTGGCCCCGATGGGGATTCAGAGTGCGGCGTGGGCGGGGTTGGTGGGCAACCTGTCGGCGATGGGATGGTTGGCGTGGCGGTTGATTCGCAAGGGGCATCCGTTGGCGCCGGATCGGGAGATGTTTGCGTCGATGCGGCTGGATCTGGAGATCCTCGGCAAGGTGTTGCGCATCGGGCTGCCGACCGGGTTGCAGATGGTGGTGCTGTCGTTGTCGGAGCTGGTGATTCTGGCGCTGGTGAACCAGCACGGGTCTCAGGCGACGGCGGCGTATGGGGCGGTGACGCAGATCGTCAATTACGTGCAGTTCCCGGCGCTGTCGATTGCGATCACGGCGTCGATTCTCGGCGCGCAGGCTATCGGGGCCGGGCGCATCGAGCGCATGGGGCCGATTTTGCGCACCGGGTTGTTGATCAACGTGTGCCTGACTGGCGGTCTGGTGGTGTTGGGTTACCTGCTGTCGCACTGGTTGCTGGGGTTGTTCCTCACGGATGATTCCACGCGGGCGATGGCCGAACACCTGTTGCACATCATGCTCTGGAGTCTGTTGGTGTTTGGCTTTCAGGCGATTGTCGGCGGCATCATGCGCGCCAGCGGCACGGTGTTGGTGCCGGTGGCGGTTTCGATCGTTTGCGTGGTCGGGGTGCAGTTGCCGGTGGCGTATCTGCTGGATGCGCGCTTTGGGCTGCAAGGTGTCTGGATGGCGTTCCCGGTGGCGTATCTGGGCATGCTGATCCTGCAGACGCTGTATTACAAAATGGTCTGGCAGCATCAGAAGATTGAGCGGTTGGTATAG
- a CDS encoding YfaP family protein, producing the protein MRCVLSLLITLVCAQVAWAEPTAELSEPVGGWRYHGLLDRSENPRVAYPTPPIDRGVQRNRTMIEGQLKALGTLRPPHSLAVNGNPLNLYTDDQGRFARPYAFGAGSNSVEVRSSEGKSLKRVQFYEANNLRTPARIRVVLGWDDPKAELDLHIITPDGQHAFWARPAMSNGGGLDPDGVDGPGPEMFTMTAPMHGTYLVYVNYWGNFGSGGYNFDETSNQNEVITSQINLVLNENTVDEKRETFIVPLRAIGDLLLVKTFNY; encoded by the coding sequence ATGCGTTGTGTTCTTTCACTGCTGATCACGCTGGTCTGCGCCCAGGTGGCATGGGCCGAGCCCACGGCCGAGTTGTCGGAACCGGTGGGCGGCTGGCGCTATCACGGGCTGCTGGACCGCAGTGAAAATCCTCGCGTCGCCTATCCCACGCCGCCCATCGATCGGGGCGTGCAGCGCAATCGCACGATGATCGAAGGCCAGCTCAAGGCCCTCGGCACACTCCGGCCGCCGCACAGCCTGGCGGTCAACGGCAATCCCCTGAATTTGTACACTGACGACCAAGGGCGTTTTGCCCGGCCGTATGCGTTTGGCGCCGGGTCCAACAGCGTCGAAGTGCGCAGTTCCGAGGGCAAGTCACTCAAGCGCGTTCAATTCTATGAAGCCAACAACCTGCGCACGCCGGCGCGAATTCGCGTGGTGCTGGGTTGGGACGACCCCAAGGCCGAACTCGATCTGCACATTATTACGCCCGACGGCCAGCATGCATTCTGGGCTCGCCCGGCGATGAGCAATGGCGGCGGCCTGGACCCGGACGGGGTCGATGGCCCCGGTCCGGAAATGTTCACCATGACCGCGCCGATGCATGGCACTTATCTGGTTTACGTGAACTATTGGGGCAACTTCGGCAGCGGCGGCTATAACTTCGATGAGACCAGCAACCAGAACGAGGTGATCACCTCGCAAATCAATCTGGTGCTCAACGAAAACACCGTCGACGAAAAACGCGAGACCTTCATCGTGCCTTTGCGGGCGATCGGCGACCTGCTGCTGGTCAAGACTTTCAACTATTAA